AGAGAACACCCATCCATCCCTGCAGATTGAAGAGCGGAGACTAGGGACCCACCCTCAGAGACAGATGATGGTGGCAACCGGTCAGGCACTGGGCTGAGGTGAGAAGGCCCATGAGGTACTCCTGcccaagaagaaaaacataagccAGTGACAGGTCCCAAAGAAAGCAGTTATTGAAAGCTCAGCTCTTTGTGGGATGAATTCAAAACTATTAATGAGACCTTCCCACACACAGGCCGTATATACCTGACACCATTTTTCTTCACAAGGACCCTGTGAAGTAAATAGTatgttacagaagaggaaactgaggcagtgggAAGCAAGTGTGTTGCCAACGCAAGACTGGCTAACCTGCAGTCTGAAGCCATGAGTCCTCACAGCTCTGCACCCCTTGGCATTGCAGGGACATCTGCACTTCAGTGGGAAACCACGCTCGGTCTACACTCTGGGACCCTCTTTGGGCATTTGACTTTACAGGAGCGATTTTTCAACCCTAGAGACTGCGGGTAACCGAGAGCACTGATAACTAATGCCTGTCTACAGACGTGTGCCTCCCCGCAGAGGTTCAGTGGGCACCCCCACTACCACCACTGAGGAGGAAGCCGGTTCTGCCCCCATTTGCACATTTGTTTTCACAGTCCGTCACAACACGTGAAGTTGTGCTTTTCTGGCTTCTCCTTCGAACAGCTATATCTGCCTTGTTTCCTCACTGTGAGTAAAACGAACAAGTGTACAAGTGAAATGACGAACGTTTCCCCAACATGCACATTCTTGTACATCTTTATAACAGTCATTCACCTTGTTTTTTTGAAGCAACACACCCCCTGAACTAGACTCTGAAATGACAATGCACACTCTGCCTCCTGCAGCACTGCCTGCGCCAGAGTGACCCTGATGCCTGGCTGATGGCCAGCTTCTTCTGTCCCTGTGAAGTCAGGTGAGCTGATGGCTATTTCTTTCCTACTAAATACgcacgaggagccctggtggtgcagtagttaagagctatgtctgctaaccagtgtcagcagttcaaatctaacaggtgctccttggaaaccctatggggcagttctactctgtcctatagggtcgctatgagttggaatggactcaatggcaaacgGTCAAAAGTGCTTAAGgaaccctggcagtgcagtggttaagaactaagcTGCAAACTTAAAGGTCAGCTGTCCAAACCCACccgtggctccatgggagaaagatggggcagtctgctccgtaaagattacagccttggaaactccatagggcagttctacgctgcctactgggtcactatgaagtcggaatcgactctttGACAGCAGACAGTAGTAGCAGTAAAGGTCGGTAGGGAGAGGTTAAGCAATGGGATGTGTTGGTCACATGGAGTTATCACCCGAGTTTACTGCGAAGGGTAGATGGATGTACCTGTTCCAACTGGATTCTGGAAGGACCAGGGAGACAGGGAGGTCAGAGGTCTCCCTCGAGACAGGAGGAAGCCTGTCTAGCATTTAGTCAAGCTGGGGACTATTAAGTCCGTCATTCTTTTTGTTTCTGGTCAGAGGCAACATTATCATTTGTGCTGAGACTGGCCAAGGGattggaggaaggggccacagaGGAGGCAGTGGGTCCAGGCGAGTCAGCAGGGCCAGGCAAGCTGCTGCTTGAAGAATTCTACATCAAAACCATCTCACTAGAAAATGAGCTATTTAAATGAGAGTGTTACAGGCTTCCTGTAGCAAACTCTTGAATAACTCATTACTTATTTCCCATTTACAAAATACTCAACAATGATCAGAGTAATGTTTAATTTTAACACCAGTGGAAGCCATTCTGAGGACATGATTTAAAATTACACTAGAAGAAATTTAGGGAAGTAGCTGACAACACTTTCtgaaattcagagtaattagttcCATCAGAACAAACCTAATTATGTTTCTAATTCTTTCTGACTTGCTGAAAGTACTACAAGTGAAGCATGCTGGCGTCATTATTCCTGCTCGGAGGAATCATGGGTCTCAGTGCTGAGACGGGAGGAGGGGGCAAAGGTAGAGGCAGGAGCACCGGATAGCAGAAAGAGGGCAAAGGAAACGAGGCCAAGGGCACGTGGTATGAGTGACGGGCCAGAAAGCTATGGAGGCCAGCGTGGACGAGGGTTGGGGACCAGGTCTTTGGTGATATCTTGAGGAATTCAAGTAACATATGTTTGAGGATGTGTGTACTTTCAAGCTCCAAAGAGGTCATGGTaatcaaactaaaactacaagttCGGCTGTCATTGAAAAAAGTTGCCGTTGACTTCAACTCCCAGCCACCCCAGGcacgccagagtagaactgcgctccacagggttctgaatggctaatttttcagaaatagatcatcaaacctttcttccgaggcacatgTAGATGgactctaactgccaacctttcagttagtggccaagtatgagtttgcatcacccagggactcctcagctgTCATACTTACAAGTCATTACTATGATCAAATCAAAACGAGAGACTTGTTTCAGCCGGTATTTGCTGTGCACTGTGCTCTGACCAGCCCTCTCTCAGTGCTTGGCCACACAACCCtgggaggtaggtattattacccTCAGTGAATCCACAAGCCCTGGTTCAGatgggttaagtgacttgccttaCCACACTTTGCCAATAGAGGGCAGTGCAGTTTCCATTGCCTGGTGGCCCGAAGGAAATGCCTGAGGAAGTTACCTCCCAAACCTGTACAATCCGTTAGTGCTAGGCAGTCCTGTCagaaagtattttaccttctgCCTCGGCCCTCACTCTGGGTGTTGGTCACCAGGCTGCTCTCCAGCAGTAGACTTTCCGACACTGCAGAGTGAAACACCCACAGGAGGAAGAAACCCTTCTCTTGCTAATGAAGCTTGTTAAACTTAAATCCTGTCTAGTAACATGCCGGCAGTTCTCtgccttaccaaaaaaaaaaatggaaaccctggtggcatagtggttaagtgctacggctgataaccaaagggtcagcagttcgaacccaccaggcgctccttggaaactctatggggcagctctactctgtctatagagttgctgagtcggaatcgactcaacggcacgggTTCTGGGTTACCAAAAATGTCCTCCAGGATGTCAGTGGACCCCATCTCACTACACTTGCATAGGGTGGGGTGATTGCCTTTCTCTGTATCTTCAGTCCAGCCCAGGGCTGATCAAACACACAAAGGAACCGGCTGCATCTCCATGGCACACCAGCATCCCAGCCCAGGACTTTTGGGTCTCACAAATACTCCAATGGCCTGGTCTGGGCCCGCTCAGTGTAATCTGAGGTGGTGGGAAACGGATCCCTTCTAGGTCTTGGCAAGGTTTGTGTGAACAGCAGACATGTGTTCTAAGGGGCATGACACCACCTAGTTGAGGTCAAACAACTGTCAGGAATGTGGGGACAGAAGGGAGCAGTGACAGTGGTCTGAGGACAGACACAGTCCTGCTCCTGCAGCTTGGCTGGGTCACGGCCCATGTGCACCCAGGTCTGGGAGCACTGCCTAAGGCACCTCAGAGTACAGAAGTCTGTGTCTCTGCTCATCTCCCAGGGGTGCCGGCTGGACCGCCACCCATGACTCATCTTTACCCCCGGGCAGACTCAAATAACCATTCGAGGGGACCAAGAGAGACATTTGAGACTCATTTTCCACCTTGAACAAGCCTACACTAGCCTCCACAGCATAAAAATGAACTCAGAAAGATGCTTTGGGGAgcacaggggtgggggtctgtTTTGTTCCTTATATGCTTAACACCTAGGAGGGCACCTGGTGCTCACACATGGTGAATCACCTAActtcaaaaacccattgccgtcaagtcaattccgactcatagcgaccctataagacagagtagaactgccccataaggtttcccaaggagcggctggtagattcaagctactcaccttttggttagcagccctggctcttaaccactgtgccaccagggcccctcagcTTGGGACAAAACTCAGAATTATAGGGAAGGAGCTTTCTGAAAAGTGCACGGACCACACATTTACGTCAATACAAAGGTTCTGGTACCCCTCCCTGCACCCCTGGAGAGGCTAAATATACAAACGGGCCAAGGCTAGACTACTTTTGAAAAACAGAATCTGACCCACAACCTGCAGCAACCAGTCCAGGAAGTTAAACCATCATCTGCAGCTGCCAGTCTAGGAAGCCAGATGACAGCCATTTGACAATGGGCCCAAAATGGCCAGGACCAACAGCTCCTTAATTTTCACCTGTTTCTAACTTGGGACCAACAACCAATCACAGATAAAGTCCTACCTCTAGTTAGCCCACCTCCATCTTCCCCATGCAAACAGAGCCTAATCCAggcatacctttttttttctaccacAAATCTTTTCCACTCATCTGCCTGTCTGAATCTGCCAAACACAAGTGAAGGTAGCTAACTCCTTTGCTACTCCAAGTTCTGAATACACAGCCTGTCCATTCATATTTGGTTGCTGCTTGTCTACTTCCGCACCATCAACATCATGTCTCACACTGCCAGGGTATCTGAGCAGTGTGGGTGCAAGCGTAGCTGTGCAATCAGGAAACAAACCCCATCTGGAGCGTTTCAAACATACCAGACGTTGGTCCCATGAGGTAAAGAGTTGAGAAGTGGGGTGTGGGGCAACCCGGGAGCCAGAGGCTCACCGGGAACCAACCACCCTAGGCTGGAGGGACAAAGAGAGGCAGCTAGGGCTAGAGTCCCCTAGGTCTCCCCACAAAGAGGGAGCTGTACCAGAGACATCACCAAGACCAAGAGTGGACCACCTGGATTCCCCCTGCATCCCACTCTCATTTCCTGGGCAGGACCTCCCAATGGCTAAACCCAAATGGAAGCAAAAGAATATGGAAACTGGAGTGCAGCCTGCATTGTCTGTGGAGGCCAGGGGTGGATCAGAGACCAGCGAGGCGGGGGTCTATACTGGACCCAGAATTGTATTATCTAACCCACAGCGATTTCGATCAAGCCCAGTCCAGTACTAGCAGTATGGAGAATGGATGGGATAACTACCATAGTGTAACAGTGATGCAGAAGTTTCCACAAATTTAGCTGACTGTAATTTGGAAACTATATATACATAgttatgtatgcatttattttttaaactcctGATATCTGCTCCTTTGGTTTTCCATAGTGTCTCATTATAAGTGGTATAGAGAttcttaaaaatgtatatattgtcAGGAAATACATTTTCTGACAATATTAGTAGATTTCTTATTTTCTGACATTAAATCTGACAAGAATTTAAGGTCTAAAAAGTTTCCCTAGGACTATTTCAACTATTCAGAGGGATGTTCTTGAAGAAAACTTAGATCATGCTAACGCAGTTGAAAATACTCTAATGAAGCTTAACTGTAGTCAAACCACGATTCCTTGCCTCCGAAATGCAATCAAATTCTTATACATAAAATGTGCTCAAAGTCATACAAAAGGAAATTCTGGACACTTATTTTATTAGCACAGCAGTTGGTCTTCAGAGAATCAGGTAGGCGAGGACATCAGGCTTTCGTGAGGCATTTCTTTATGAAATAGCCCACTAGCCTCTGTGGCCGCTGCTGGTACTCCATGAGCACCTCATGTGGGCTGTTGATCTGGTCTCCATCCAGTCGGTTGAGGAGGGTGACACACACCACGGCCGCTGCACCAGGAGAGAGGACCACATCGGGTCAAAGACATGTGGACTTCTAACTTAGCTCACTGAGAGGGTAATCAAGTAACAGCTAACATTGTGGAGCAGCACCCACTTTTCCCCTCAGGAAAGCAGGCAGACAGTTCAGACACTGACAAAGTTCTAACATCAGACAATGATATACAAGGCAGTGTTGGAAGATACAGAGTAAGGAAAGGCACTGGGTCCCAGGCATTTGGAAGtctctttcctctctttcaccATGCTGCCCTATTATTCTTATTCTCCccttgcagtggttaagcactcagctgctaactgaaagatcagtggttcgaacccaccacctagtcactccacaggagaaagatgtggcagtctgcttctgtaaagattacagccttggaaatcccatagggcagttctactctgtcctactggatCACTatgaagtcagaatcaactcgatgacaacagatAGCAATAATAGTAAAGGTCCTTAAGAAAAGGTTAAGCCATGGGGTATGTTGGTCAAATGGAGTTATCTCCTGAGTTTACTGTGAAGGGTAGATCTACTTGTTCCAACTGATTCTGGAAGGCCCATGGAGAGAGGGAGATCCGGAGCCTCCGTTGAGACAGGAAGAAGCCTGTCTAGCATTTAGTCAAACTGAGGAATATTAAGTCCACCATTATTTTAGTTTCCGGTCAGAGGCAGCATTATTACTGGTGCTGAGATTGGCCAAGGGattggaggaaggggccacagaGGAGGCAATGCACCCAGGTGAGTCAGCAGGGTGAGGCAAGCTGCCGCCTGAAGAATTCTACTTCAGaaccatctcattagaaaatgagCTATTTAAATGAGAATGCTACAGGCCTCCAAATGAAATTAACCAAGCATATTCCAGGACCAACTCAAGGCCGCCCTCCCCAACTTAAGAAAAGCAAATTTGGGCCAAGGTTTATATGGAAGGCAGAGTTGAACTTTGAAGGAGGAATAGGAACTTGGGGGAACAACAAACGACAATTCAGAAATCCAAAGAAATCTGAAAGCCAAGCTCATTGGAGGGTTGGTGGCAATCTCTCTTTGTAGGAAAGCCTAATCTGAGCTGAGGTGGATTTTTCTGCAATCTTTCCTTATTCCACTCAGTGGTGTGGACAGTCATTGCAGAGATGCTGAGAATCCTGCATTTTATCGTTTCACAATAACCACAGGATGTTTGAGCACGGGGGTGTTGTAACCCTACCTCTTTCAGAAACGTGAcattatagactgaattgtgtcctcaaaaatatgtgttggaatcctaattcTATATTTGTGGAATAGGTTTCTCTGTTATTTAATGAGGTCctatcagtatagggtgtgtcttaaacctactcacttttgccatataaaaagagcaaattaggcaCAAAGAAGAAAGCACAAATGGAGGGAACAATATATGCCACACAGAGATAGCCAAGAAATCAAGGAATGCTGGGTGTACACAAACTGAAAGACATTGCCCCCCAGAAATGACAGAAAGAGAGCCTctccctagagctgatgccctgaatttggacttctagtctcctaagaCACATGACCTGAGGGGTTGTAGGGCAGAAGTCAGAAAATGGGTGTGGGAGGCCCAGAAGGGAGGCCTTGGCAATCACACTGGTGAAGAACAACACCCAGACTGGAGTCAGCACAGTGGAGACAAAGAGAAGAGGATAGAGCTCTGAAGCCAAGAAAATGCCTGCCTACCTTGGAGGCCACAAGCACCACACATGGCTGCAAAGACTGAGGATTCCATCTCAATGTTCCGGATTCCAGCAGCATAGGCTGCCCTCAAGTACTCCTGCTTGTCCTTTTCTGTGTAGGTGCAGACAGCACCGTCCAGGCGGCCTTGCCCTGCAGTGCACATAAAGACACGGAACTTGTGATCTGGGCACCTTGAGCACACACATGACATGAGTGCCTACCTCATGCCACACTCTGGGGAGAGGCAGACGAGGTCCATCCAGTCCCTGTCAACTTGTGAGCAAACTTAAGACCAACCATCACGACTGAAGGCAGGAGCACAATATGGAAACACCAAAGCAGGAAGGCCAACCCATGATTGGGAGGATTGGTGAAGGCGCCCTGGATGAGCAGTGCCTCCTTAAACACTCCTCCAACCATCTCACCTTCATAGAAATCCAAGGTGCACATGGTGTTCCCCACAACTGTAGGGAACTCGTCCAGCTCTTTGGAACACCGCATCAACTCCTGTGCTAGCTGGTCATCGAGCTGTGTGCTCCGAACAACCCGCTTCCCCAGGACAATCTGCTCAAACTCGGGCTTGAAGCAGGCATCCACTGCTTGTTGGGTGATGACCACAGAGCCGGGCTCCAGACCTGAAGCAAGATGCAGGCATTGTGGCCATCAGGGTGTACCTGAGGCCACAGCGGGATCAGGGGAGATCTACAAACTAAAATACCAGACACATTTAGCATGGCTCTAAAAGGAAATATTTAATGACCCATTTTCCCCATTGaagtattttttcttatttataaatataAGTAATACATAATCATTGTCGGAAATATGGAAGGGAaaagcacaaagaagaaaataaaaacatccaGGAACCTCACTTTGCTTTATTAAATGTTTTTGTGTCTTTCCAGTCATCATTTTTAATTGTTGCTGGTACTCCACCATACAAGTCACCATCATTTGTTTACTTGATCTCTTTTTTGTGTTATttgtataattattattatttaagacTTCAAGCAAATATAAAAGTAGACAAGAATAGTATAGTGAACCCCTCCCTACCTACCCCCAAATTCAGCATCAACCATTTCCCACTCCTGCCCAGCCTGGTTTTCCTCTGATTTATGTAATATTGGGTTCCAGTTTGCATCTGTTTTCTGGGCATACCTTTCTGAAGTATGTTTGTGAGACATTATTCTGCTCCTTATTCTTTTTCTTATAATAACTTTATACGAGATTTGACCATGATCCTTTCCTGATACTTATTTAGTATGAAATCAATTTCCTAAACATGCAGGAACAAGGAGTAGGTCAGGACAGCTTTTCTAGAGCTCCCTTGTGTCAGTTGTTTTCATGAAACACTAAAAAATGTGGCCAAGTGCTCAGTTCTTCTGGCTCTGTTCTGCTTCCCCATATATGTTTATCTGGACCTTCTCTTCCTTTTCATGCTCTGGTCCTTGTTCTGCTCAAAGGAGATTCTACTCTCAGCAGTTACTCCCAAGTTTCAGGTTTGCCTTGGAAGAGAGTGTCAGCTGATTGCTTTCAGAAATTCATAGGGTCAAGAAGGTTCAAGctgtccctgggtagtacaaacagttaatgctctgggctgctaaccaaaaggttggaggttggaatccacccagatgcacctcagaaaaaaggcctggtggtctactttccaaaaatcagccactgaaaaccacactgaccacagttctactctgacacacatgtcgtcaccatgagttggagtcaatttgacGACAACTGGTTTTTTGAATTTTAGCAGATTCAAATCCCTTCAAAACATGGTGTAGCCCGTGCAGCCACCCTCAAACTGAGATGCACAAAAGTTCCTCCCCGCTTCAGCTGCTGTTCTCAAACTGTTGCCTCTATAGCCTGCTAGGAGGCCCTGTTGGCTACTGTGggattcttctgttctcaggcctCACAGACGCCCAGAGCTGCCCTGTGCTTCCTCCTATGTAAACCATGTAGCTATTTGGCCTCACCACTCATATGTTGGGATTTGTGGGGATACAATGTCATGTTCTGTCAGCAATGTTGTCCAGGGGTTTGGAGATTtgctatttagttgttctgtccattTATATTGGACAATTTAGGAAGATTCAAATCAACACTACCACCTCCAGAATTCATTCTGAtcgatttttaaaaatgatttattttacttctgttgttgttgagactatacacagcagaacatacaccaattcaacaatttctacatgtacagttctgtgtcactgattacattctttaagttgtgcactcattctccccctccttttgtgagttgttcctcctccgttaacataaactcactgccccctaagcttcctatctaacctttagagttgctgttgtcaatttgatacaACATAGATAAGATctgaaaagagcacaatgttcaaggtaGGTATTcttaactagttaagctaaactattatttggttttaaaaagacctcaggggatatttttggttttaggattAAAGATTACTTTAGGGCAATAGCTTTGGggattcatctagcctccatgactCCGGAAAATTTGGATTCCACaagattttgaaattttgttctgtatcTTCCCTCCTTTGATCAGGACTCTtacatagaatctttgatcaacatgatcagtaatggtagctaggcgccatccagttctggtctcctgGCCAAGGGAGCCatttttcatggaggcaattagccacacattccattttctcctcctattactgactctccttcctcctctgttgcttcaggtgaatacaGGCAAATTGTTGTCCTTAGATGGCCTcttggcaagcttttaagaccccaggcaccacacaaCAAAAATCCCTCCAAAATAAGAACTCAAGAATCATTTGCTAGAGTTGTTGGCAGAAGCTGGTATGATGTGCACAGTTGTGAGTGCCTGGTCAGAAACTACATATGAGTGACTGAGAGAGCTCCTAGTCACTGCTGTTGTGGTGCAGTGAGTTGCTATTacgtggcctttctagccatggtcttgtaactcccaaaaAATGATTGGGTAGgaccatgcaaatgaggtgcatggaaccctagtaggggattgatcagttttacCATCCCAGTAGGCTTAAAAGGAGCCAGCCCCAGAGGTTGGAAGGAGACCTCACTATCATCcagaagaagagccaggactggagtgtatcctttggacccagggtccctgcattgagaagcccctagacccaagagacagaaagagctgtCGAACTGAAGACAGCACAAGACAGCAGTGGTGTCAGGCTAGGCTTACTGACCCATGGAACAAGAGAGTTgagccttcgggcaggaggcttcctggcagagtggggtgcatccaggcacttatcagcacaactaaagagctttgtaacacttgcctgaacagAGCAGAGACCAGGCCAACAACAAGGTCCAAAGGCTGAGAGCTAGgtaagctgtcctgattgaagaactgtatcctgagttgttcctgctaCTTCCAAGTTGAtgctgatcctgaattgtaaactgttacttccctaaaaaacaacataatcattgagtatggcctgtgagttctgtgtggccatcacaatgaattatggaacccagaagagaagtagagtgtCACGggaaggatggctggtgtcagaatt
This Loxodonta africana isolate mLoxAfr1 chromosome 8, mLoxAfr1.hap2, whole genome shotgun sequence DNA region includes the following protein-coding sequences:
- the UPP1 gene encoding uridine phosphorylase 1, giving the protein MAAMGTETKEAENHHDDCSIRLLNPNIATMKEDVLYHFSLSTGTHDFPAMFGEVKFVCVGGSPRRMKAFSSYVAQELGLERPGVDHPNICAGTDRYAMYKVGPVLCVSHGMGIPSIAIMLHELIKLLYHAGCCNVTIIRIGTSGGIGLEPGSVVITQQAVDACFKPEFEQIVLGKRVVRSTQLDDQLAQELMRCSKELDEFPTVVGNTMCTLDFYEGQGRLDGAVCTYTEKDKQEYLRAAYAAGIRNIEMESSVFAAMCGACGLQAAVVCVTLLNRLDGDQINSPHEVLMEYQQRPQRLVGYFIKKCLTKA